From one Dyella sp. 2HG41-7 genomic stretch:
- the moaCB gene encoding bifunctional molybdenum cofactor biosynthesis protein MoaC/MoaB, which produces MHEREERAHFHMADVRHKRVTARRAVAVGELSAGASAFAQIVERRLPKGDAITMAEIAGLQGAKNASQLMPLCHPLPLEYINLRCEPIDERHAIRVYCEVATFARTGVEMEALAGVSAALLTLYDLTKPVEPALSYGGVRLLFKEGGKKGLWMHPEGMSEAERDHYKPRAMAKLDTITAAVITLSDRASRGDYTDTAGPLLVERLRELGAVVDDAELRPDDPEPLAARLLQLSSVGMRLILCTGGTGLGPRDRTPEALEMIADRHIDGIGELFRSESSQHTTMAWLSRASAVLVGTTLIIALPGSAKAVAQGMDILAPILAHALSMAEGGGHG; this is translated from the coding sequence ATGCACGAGCGCGAGGAACGCGCCCACTTTCATATGGCGGATGTGCGCCATAAACGCGTAACTGCACGTCGCGCTGTGGCAGTCGGAGAATTGAGCGCAGGTGCATCAGCCTTTGCGCAAATCGTCGAACGCCGCCTACCCAAAGGCGACGCCATCACCATGGCGGAAATCGCTGGGCTGCAAGGCGCAAAGAACGCATCACAACTGATGCCGCTTTGCCATCCGCTGCCGTTGGAATACATCAATCTGCGTTGCGAGCCGATCGACGAGCGCCATGCGATTCGCGTGTATTGTGAAGTCGCGACATTTGCGCGCACCGGCGTCGAGATGGAAGCGCTCGCGGGCGTCAGTGCGGCGTTACTTACGCTTTACGATCTGACTAAGCCGGTGGAACCTGCACTGTCTTATGGCGGCGTGCGTTTGCTTTTCAAAGAAGGCGGCAAAAAAGGCTTGTGGATGCATCCGGAAGGCATGAGCGAAGCGGAGCGCGATCACTACAAACCGCGCGCGATGGCCAAGCTGGATACCATCACCGCGGCTGTCATCACGCTCAGCGATCGCGCCAGCCGCGGCGATTACACGGACACCGCAGGTCCACTGTTGGTGGAACGCCTGCGCGAACTCGGCGCGGTCGTGGACGATGCGGAATTGCGTCCCGACGATCCGGAACCGCTCGCCGCGCGCCTGCTGCAACTTTCTTCCGTCGGCATGCGCTTGATTCTCTGCACGGGTGGCACCGGCCTTGGTCCGCGCGACCGCACGCCCGAAGCGTTGGAAATGATCGCGGATCGACACATCGACGGTATCGGCGAGCTTTTCCGCAGCGAAAGCAGCCAGCACACCACGATGGCCTGGCTTAGCCGCGCAAGCGCCGTGCTGGTCGGCACCACGCTGATCATCGCGCTACCCGGTAGCGCCAAAGCGGTGGCGCAAGGCATGGATATCCTTGCGCCGATCCTCGCGCATGCATTGAGCATGGCCGAGGGCGGAGGTCACGGATGA
- the moaA gene encoding GTP 3',8-cyclase MoaA, protein MSPLADRYGRRFPYLRLSVIPACNFRCTYCLPHGYHADTKAPSALSLPEITRLLRGFTEMGMHKLRITGGEPSVRHDLTEILRTAAAVPGITKLAMTTNGSLLTRRLHEWMDAGLNTINVSVDSLDRATFARITGHDRLDDILHGVDMALEAGLSSVKLNAVLLRDVNDNALPEWLDYLRDRRVGVRFIELMQTGDNLPFFRDHHVRAETLETQLLESGWQALPRAVDAGPAREYRHPDYAGRIGIIAPYSKDFCAGCNRLRVTATGDLRLCLFGEFGIPLRPLLQSDDQIDDLVRAIGGQIGRKEQGHFLHEGRTGITPHLASTGG, encoded by the coding sequence ATGTCCCCGCTGGCAGACCGCTATGGCCGCCGGTTTCCGTATTTACGCTTGTCGGTGATCCCTGCGTGCAATTTCCGTTGCACGTACTGCTTGCCGCACGGCTATCACGCGGATACGAAAGCGCCGTCCGCGCTTTCCCTGCCGGAAATAACGCGCCTGCTCCGTGGCTTCACCGAAATGGGCATGCACAAGCTGCGCATCACCGGCGGCGAACCCAGCGTGCGTCACGATCTCACCGAGATTCTACGCACTGCCGCTGCGGTACCCGGCATCACCAAACTCGCCATGACCACCAACGGCAGCCTGCTCACCCGCCGACTGCACGAGTGGATGGATGCTGGCCTCAACACCATCAACGTCAGCGTCGACAGTCTCGATCGCGCCACGTTTGCGCGCATTACCGGTCATGATCGGCTCGACGATATCTTGCACGGCGTCGATATGGCGCTGGAGGCCGGCTTATCATCGGTCAAGCTCAATGCAGTGCTGTTGCGCGATGTGAACGACAACGCATTGCCGGAATGGCTGGATTATTTGCGCGATCGGCGCGTCGGCGTGCGCTTTATCGAACTGATGCAAACCGGCGACAACCTGCCGTTCTTCCGCGATCACCACGTGCGCGCCGAAACGCTGGAAACGCAATTGCTCGAATCGGGTTGGCAAGCACTTCCACGCGCCGTCGACGCCGGTCCCGCACGCGAATACCGTCACCCGGATTACGCCGGCCGCATCGGCATCATTGCGCCCTACTCCAAAGATTTCTGTGCAGGTTGCAATCGCCTGCGCGTCACCGCAACAGGTGACTTGCGTTTGTGCCTGTTCGGCGAATTCGGCATCCCGCTGCGCCCGCTGCTCCAGTCGGACGATCAGATCGACGACCTGGTGCGCGCCATCGGCGGTCAGATCGGCCGCAAAGAGCAAGGACATTTCCTGCACGAAGGCCGCACCGGCATTACTCCTCATCTTGCGTCTACCGGAGGCTGA
- the yccS gene encoding YccS family putative transporter, producing the protein MPSSISLLHYWRRLRGSDRLAECQRVLLALGGVIVFCLWRDHVAATVPAMLGVIACALAETEDHWRSRFGALLITLFCFAGVAFAVEWLQPHPLAFAVAMPVITFVLVMLGSVSPRYATIAGGTLILAIYTMLGADQPAPLTNPLSEPMQLLAGAAWYGALSLLWSVLSPQLAVRHALARVFDALGDYLETKSALFTPVQGIDRDALLLTLAMQNEQVVDALNDTRIVLIDRIGMRRPRGATAARLQLYFKAQDIHERISSSHYPYPELADAFYHSDVLFRCEHMLRLQAQQCREQAHALRLRTSLPNATDLHAAQNDLRAAIYAVRGASQTSEQLLRSLDALLRNIGAIQTLLDNEGAPTAPLDNNESALQNPGPQSLREAWDRVTIQLTTRSSRFRHAVRLAVALMAGYAVLHIGHMRHGYWILLTTLLICQPSYGATLARMLQRISGTVMGVVLGWAVLHLLPATPWQWLLIVLSAVIFFAARLRRYTLATVSITVFVVLCFNEAGNGYEVMWPRLLDTLIGAAISALAIYLVLPDWQGRQLDQVLANTLRNDARYLQQIIAQYVHGKRDDLAYRIARREAHNADATLSGMLANMLREPGRQRRNHEDLLRFLTIAHTMLGHISALGAHRQEIESAQARDTVTLAGNLIVTQLEYLADTLLATTPVSSPDDEAEKSMTPHANGINDETARLVLGQLSLIQAHRDRLASVARDIRNN; encoded by the coding sequence ATGCCCTCCAGCATCTCCCTACTCCACTATTGGCGCCGTTTACGCGGCTCGGATCGGCTTGCCGAATGCCAGCGCGTGTTGCTCGCGCTGGGCGGGGTCATCGTGTTTTGCCTCTGGCGCGATCATGTGGCGGCCACGGTTCCTGCGATGCTGGGCGTCATCGCCTGTGCGCTCGCCGAGACCGAGGATCATTGGCGCAGCCGCTTCGGCGCCCTGCTTATCACCTTGTTTTGCTTTGCCGGCGTCGCGTTCGCCGTCGAATGGCTACAGCCTCACCCGCTGGCCTTTGCCGTCGCGATGCCGGTCATCACGTTCGTGTTGGTGATGCTGGGTTCGGTGAGCCCGCGATACGCCACGATCGCAGGCGGCACGCTGATCCTTGCCATCTACACCATGCTCGGCGCGGACCAGCCGGCGCCACTGACAAACCCGCTTAGCGAACCCATGCAATTGCTCGCCGGCGCCGCCTGGTATGGCGCACTTTCGCTGCTGTGGAGCGTGCTGTCGCCGCAACTCGCCGTGCGACACGCGCTCGCCCGCGTCTTCGACGCCTTGGGCGACTATTTGGAAACCAAATCGGCGCTCTTTACCCCGGTACAGGGGATCGACCGCGATGCGCTGCTGCTGACGCTGGCGATGCAGAACGAGCAAGTGGTCGATGCGCTGAACGATACGCGCATCGTGCTGATCGATCGCATCGGCATGCGCCGCCCTCGCGGCGCTACCGCGGCGCGTCTACAGCTCTATTTCAAAGCGCAAGACATCCACGAACGCATCAGTTCCTCGCATTATCCGTACCCGGAGCTGGCCGACGCGTTCTATCACAGCGATGTGCTGTTTCGCTGCGAGCACATGTTGCGCCTGCAAGCCCAACAGTGTCGCGAACAAGCCCACGCGCTGCGGTTGCGCACGTCACTGCCAAACGCCACCGATTTGCACGCCGCGCAGAACGATTTACGCGCGGCTATTTATGCCGTGCGCGGCGCGTCGCAAACCTCCGAACAACTTCTCCGTTCGCTCGACGCACTGCTGCGTAACATCGGGGCCATTCAAACGCTACTGGACAATGAAGGCGCCCCGACCGCCCCGCTGGACAACAACGAAAGCGCATTGCAAAACCCAGGACCGCAATCGCTGCGCGAAGCATGGGATCGCGTCACCATCCAGCTTACGACACGGTCGTCGCGATTCCGGCATGCGGTTCGCCTTGCCGTGGCATTGATGGCCGGCTATGCCGTCTTGCATATCGGACATATGCGTCACGGTTACTGGATTCTTCTAACTACGCTGCTAATTTGCCAGCCAAGTTACGGCGCCACGCTCGCACGCATGCTGCAACGCATATCGGGCACCGTGATGGGCGTGGTTCTTGGTTGGGCCGTTTTGCATCTGCTGCCCGCAACGCCCTGGCAATGGTTGCTGATCGTGCTTTCGGCCGTGATCTTTTTCGCAGCGCGATTGCGGCGTTACACACTTGCCACCGTGTCCATCACCGTGTTCGTCGTGCTTTGCTTCAACGAAGCGGGCAACGGTTACGAAGTGATGTGGCCGCGACTGCTCGACACCCTGATCGGCGCCGCCATCTCGGCGTTGGCGATCTATCTTGTGTTGCCGGACTGGCAGGGTCGCCAACTCGATCAGGTGCTCGCCAACACGCTGCGCAATGATGCCCGCTATCTGCAACAAATCATCGCCCAATACGTGCACGGTAAGCGCGACGATCTTGCTTATCGCATCGCACGACGCGAAGCGCACAACGCCGATGCCACGCTCAGCGGAATGCTCGCCAATATGCTGCGCGAGCCGGGCAGACAACGTCGAAACCATGAGGATCTGCTGCGCTTTCTGACCATCGCCCACACCATGCTGGGGCATATTTCCGCACTGGGCGCGCATCGGCAAGAGATTGAAAGCGCGCAAGCACGCGACACCGTGACGCTGGCCGGCAACCTGATCGTGACCCAGTTGGAGTACCTGGCCGATACCCTGCTAGCCACGACACCCGTCTCGTCACCGGACGACGAGGCCGAAAAAAGCATGACGCCGCACGCAAACGGCATAAACGACGAAACGGCGCGTTTGGTGCTCGGTCAGCTTAGCTTGATCCAGGCCCATCGGGATCGGCTGGCCAGCGTGGCGCGGGATATCCGAAACAACTGA